The stretch of DNA GCCGGCGAGGATCCTCACCCCAAGGCGGAGCTCCGGCAGCAGcggagcggcgaggcggcagcTGCAATGGCAACCTAGCCGCGGCGGCAATGGCAGCGGCGGCTAGGGCTTCGAGGgcgagaggcggcggctgcgagcTTGACGGTTCCGAGGGCACGGGGCAGCGTTTTATAGGGCAGCCGCAGGCCTTGGCATGCGGGCCCGGGGCTCCGCGCGGTGGGGAGAGGCCGAGACGCAGCCGGACTCGGATGCGAGTCCGAGCCGGACTCACGCTGGAGGTCGGGAACGACCCTGACGGGCAGGCCCCGCCGGTCAGCTTGAGAAGAGGGAGGGCAGAGGGGGTTGGCGCACTCGGGTGGGCCGGGGGAGGAGCTGGCCTCCTAGGCCGGTTGGGCCGTGCGGAAGAAAGGGAAGAAAGAAAGAGGGTTAGCTGGGCTGGCCCGCAaggaggaaaaagagagagggaaaaagaaaaagagagagtgggccgggcccaaatagaaaaagagggagaaaaagaattgcattcaaatgcatttgaatttaaatttgaaatttaaagtcaaatggaagacaaacaataaaacaatgcaatgcggcatggaatgcacaaaacctatatttccttatgtttctttttatgataaagtaaattactattaattcatggtaaatgctGTAAAATAAAAATAATGGAATAAAAATCTTATAGGTCCTAAAAGAAATCTAGCAAActttatttaggtttctaattggaaaattagggtgttacagatatGTGTCATAATGTTGAAGAATGATGGTGGAAAATATCAACTTAAAGCCAACTAGACATTGTATCACATCATTTTGCAGCTTTATAAGATTGTGTGGATCAATTACCTCCTGAGAAATTGCGTTGAGGAAAGCACACAGCTTTACGATGGTTAATCAAACGTTCTGAGGTAGAATCCCATGCAACGGAACCGGAAGAAGTTGAGTCATAAGGACATGACAGTCATGAGAATTTAGATTTGTGAATTTCTTCTCTGGCATATTTAGGATTCCTTTTATGTTTGAGGAGTATCAAGATGGGACCTTGATACTGCTCAAGCATTCaaacatgctttccttctcttctttgcTAAGAGTACAGCTAGCAGGACTTAAGTTGTGTCATCCATTTTCTCCCATTTCTGGATGTAGGCCATCTCATTCTTCCATATGTTGCAATTCCTACCGTGCTTCTAGTGTATCTTTTGTCTTCCTGTACACTCCTAGGAATCCTATCAGGTTGACGCAAAGATTCTTTGTgacgtgcatcacatcaattgaATTGCGAACATCTAAGACTTTCTAATATGGTAGCTCCCAAAAAATAAACTTCTTCTTCCACATGGACGCCATTCCGTTTTCGCTCGGAACAGGTTGGCTACCAGGTCCCTTGCCAAATACTACTTCTATATCCTTTACTATGTCAAAGACTTGCATACCACTTTTGTGCATTGGCTTTGTAAGGTGGTCTGCTTGCCCTTTGAAATGCTTGCCTCTCCTTCGTACCTGATGTTTGATGTTGAGAAACCGACGATAACCCCTATATACAACCTTTTTGCAGTGAGTCAAGTATACACTATCAGTTTCATCTAAGCAGTGTGTGCAGGCTCTATATTGTTCGTTTGTCCTGACAGGTTACTAAGAGCAGGTCAGTCATTGATGGTTACGAATAACAAGGCTCATAGGTTAAAGTTCTCCTGTCGGTATTCATCCCACATCCGACACCTTCTTCGTGCCACATCAACAACAATTCTTCAACCAATGGTCTTAGGTACACATCAACATCGTTACCAGGTTGCTTTTGGCCCGAGctaagcaccggcatcatgatgaatTTTCGCTTCATGCAGAGCCATGGTGGGAGATTGTATATACATAGAGTCATAGGCCAAGTGTTGTGGCTACTGCTCATTTCACCGAAAGGATTCATGCCATCCGTACTCAAAGCAAACCTTATGTTCCTCGCATCCAATGCAAAGTTTGGGTAAGTTCTATCTATTTTTCTCCACTGGGGTCCATGTTGTCTCAACATTTCGTTCTTCTTTGTGCCATCGCATCAACTTAGCATGGTCTTTGTTCCTAAACAGACGCTTCAAACATGGTATTATAAGAGAGCACCACATGACCTTGGTAGGAACTCTCTTCCTAGGACGCTCCCCCTCGACTTCTCCAGGGTCGTCTCTCTTGATCTTATATCTCAATGCATCGCATACGGGGCATGCATCAAAATTCTCGTAATCATCACCACAGTACAGAATACGGTCATTGGGACATCCGTGTATCTTCTATACCTCCAAACATAGAGGACAAACAAGTTGTTTTGCTTCGTATGTTATGGCAGGCAACTCGTTATCCTTAGGAagcattttttaaaaaaagtttcACTAATTCACCACCCTTGTCAGATACACCATGCATTGCCTTCCATTGTAGCAACTCTAGAGTGATGCCGAGCTTCTTCAAGCCATCTGCGCATCCTGGGTACAACAACTTTTCGGTGGTCCGCTAACATCTGCTGGAACTTCATCCTCTCATTCTCACTTTCACAATCTTCACGTGCATTGCGCAGCGCCTGCCTAAGATCATCTGTAGGATCATCATCTGTCGCCTCTCCTTCAGGCTCTTCCATTGCAGCAGCATCATCAAAGGCACCGAATCCAGCGTGGCTAGGAAAGTTGCCGTCAAAAACTTCTTCTTATTATCCTCCATTATAACCCCTTTTTCTCCATGACTGGTCCAACAAATGTAATTGGACATGAAACCATTAGTCAAAATATGGCTGTGAAGGGTCCTTGAAGAGGAGTAATCCTTCTTATTCTAGCAATGGATGAACAGGCCGCACATGAAACCATTCCGGTTGTTTGCCTCGGCGACATCCAAAAAATAATGGAGGCCATCAATGAACTCCTTGGAACGTCGATCAGCATTGTACATCCATTACCGGTCCATTTACATTGCATGATATGGTATTTTACATAACATGAACAATTTcacaacatgattaattaaaacaTCTAAAATATCAATTTTGTTACACATATCAAATAAAtgtaataaataaataaattatcATAATTACAATAACATGAATAATTAAAAGATCTGAAATATCCATCATACAATATGAATAATAATTAAAGGTCTACATGATCCATTAcacaacatgattaattaaaaagTCTAAAATACCAAATAAGATACATGCTAATATAAACTACTCACGAGACCTATTGATTGATGCCTCGTGAACCGTCGCGCCAACTCTCGACACCGAACAGTCAATTTCTGGCATCCCCGACGCTTCGCACCTTAATTTACGTCGAGCCATCAACTCGCGATCATCATCCATACCATGCAACTCGACATCAATTCACGCTCAAATTTGCGACTTGCATTTCCAAGTGCGAGGCAATGAAATGCTTTCTTAATCAAATGACGAATACGACCACTAACAAGGCCAAGGCATTCTTCAGGGTGGAACTCAAGGGAATATCCGGTGCGCTTCAAATGATTGCGTACCGACGCCCGAGCGGACGCACGGCGCTCCAATGCATCATGTTGCAAAGCCATTTTTATGGATTAAACATTAATTACTCATCTTGTTGGGTGAAGCACTCAACTACTGTATTTTCAATAACAAAACTAATCTTACTACACTTATCAAATAAATGTAAAAAATTGAATAAATTTTTAGAGGCGAACACTAATTATTTAGACACTCTTCAGTTTGAGGCGAACACTTATCGTCCCATACCATATGGAATGCAATCAAGGTTCACAACTTTATTTCAGGCTCTATATGCAAAAACCATCGAGAAGAAAAAAATCTTTGTTTAGGAACATGTATCTATCGTTAACCTTGACCATGCGGTGATGACACTGCCATTCGGAGCTAACATTGATATCCGCAACACGGTGCGGTATAGGGACGTGATGAAGGAGTACGGTCTTGGTCCGAATGGTGGCATCCTCACCTCGCTCAAAGGTGAGGATTTCTTCATTGGGACCAAAGCCGTACTCATTCATGATGTTCTTATACCACACTGTGTCGCAAATATCATGTTGGTCCCGAATGGCAATATCATCACCGCATGGTCAAGGTTAACGATATATGTTCCGAAACAAAGATTTTTCTTTTACTTCTTAACGgtttcaatgtgagcctgaataaatacatcattagagtgtcaaaataattcatTCATAGGATAATACCAAGTATACATCTTTTTTCACTTTCAACAATTATTAAATTTGATATTTCACATTGCATATAAACATTCAATTTAAAATTTCACTTTCACACATTTCACATTCAAATCCACATTCAAATCCACATATGATCACATATACATACTCTCATTCTAAAAATAGAAAATCCTACTATACTCATTTTCATATCTCTTTTTTTCTAAATAGTATTCCTCTCTATGTATATACTCCCATTCCAAAAAATAACATTCTACTCTATGCAAACCTTAAGTAATTTGAGCTCAAATGGTGTATAAATTGAAAAAATTCCAACATTTTTTCCAATAAAAAACCTCAAAATCTCTATTTCTAAACTATGAAACGAGCTACAATAGCAATGGAAGATGAGAGGATGGAGTTTCTAACCTTTAAACCATTGGATGGATGGGAGAATCAAAAGCTTTCACAAATCATGGGGAAAATTGGTATGACCTCCCCTCACCCAAGAGCTAAGAACAGGGAGAACACGAATGGAGGAATGGCTCGGACatggaaggaagaaagggatAAAAGGGCCAGGGGATTTAGTCCCACTTGGAGCCACCAATCAGGACTAAAAGTTCCTTATTTGTCCCGGTTAGTGGCTCCAGCCGGAAAAAATAGGCTCGTGGGCCTTTAGTCCCGGCTGGAGCCATCAACTGGGAGGGACTTTTAGTCCGAGTTGatggctccaaccgggactaaatgtCCCCACCTTCCCGACAGGCCCCTAACCGTTGGACCCGGGACTAATGCTTGCATTAATCCCGGGTCCAAAACTAGCCGGGACAAATAAGGAGGATGAAAAATTATTTATATAGTAGGCCTCTAAGTATGCCGAGAGTCGTAGAAGGAATGGATCATGGACTAGGATCTCGTCCTATGGTTTGTTTGGTTGCTAAAACAAATACTAGTAAAATCATAAAAATCCAGTCACCGCAAAAAAATATCGCCATGAGGAAGACACTAATCGGTATCAATTTACCCACACTGCTGCAATTAGGGCTGCACGGATAAATCATACGTGCCAGCTTGTAATAAGAGGCGGCACAAATAAGTATCCCAAGTGTTATCCACAGACACGGATACCGATTATCTGTACCGTCTTTGTTATGAGCTAGCATGGCTAATGAGTATCTTTGCCAGTTCCAAATAAGAACTGACACAGATAGTCTCCGAGGTATTTGTGGCGTACATATACTTTTCtcaaaagtaatttaaatttCAGCACTTTTGAAATTTATTATCTTATCGTACAGACTCAGAGGAAGCCATACTTTATATGAAAACTGTAGAAAAGATCTACAAATTTCTAGCTGTTTTTTTTATTTGAAGATGTTTAGATGTTCAAATAGTTAACCGAAGATTTACATAATAAGAGTCAAAAGGTCTATGGCACCAGCAATGAAATATTTgggatgggaagaagaaatgATGTAAAGGGGAATTTTGTGGGTTCGAAGGCTGAAAATGCACACATGCATAAGCCATGATTCTATGGGCAGCTTGGGGCCGGCCCATTGGTCTAGAAAAAATATTATTTATTATTTTCTCTTTCTAATTTTTGGTGCGCAGCGGGTACCACGGGTGAAAGCTTAGGCAATAGTGAATTAACAAATAAAAGTACAGTTGGTGCAAataatactccctccgtctcaCAATATTTGTCGCCGTTGACTTTTTCTTACAACTTTGACCATTCGTCTTATTCAAAAAATTATGTAAATACCATCTACTTTGTTTGTGATATGCTTTACTATTATAAATATTTTAAGCATAACTTAACTTTTTGTATGTTTGCAATAAATTTTTGAATAAGATGAATGGTTAAAGTTGTAAAAAAATCAACAGCGACAAATATTTTGAGACGGAGAGAGTACTACTGAGTGATGACTATTATTGCGGTTCAGAATTGAATTACCAAGAATTCAAGCTTAAACAGCTGCAGGTGAGAAGGGCATCCCTATACGTCTCATGgaagatggttaagcgataTGTCGCACGGTCCACGATGGCCCACCTGCTCTATACTGTGTTGCCTATCAGCCCATGTGCAAACTGACACCTCAGCAGAGCTAGGAGCGAGAGGGGGCAGCAGCCCATGCACGAACAGCACAGCGTAGCGAAGGTGGTACGTATGCTATctctttttatttttcttttagtCTATGCTGATAATTTTTTTCAAAATATCTTGTGACCTACTCTATGTGGAATATTATATTAATAGATTCAATATTTTAATATACAAGATTCAACAATCATTCGGACTTATTTTAACAATTGCAATAAACTAATTCAATATTTTATGATGAGATGTTGAAGCTGTATATAAAAAATGTTGAATGTATATATTCCAAATGTTGTTTTTTTAATTTAAAAATATATGCATATTGGATTTCATTTTGTTGTATTAATTCTAAACAAAACGATGGTTCAAAGGGAATCAAAAATAGACTCAAGATTTAAGAGAAAAATGCATTCTAAGGTAGCAAATCAATTAAACCTCCACCCGCTCGACCAACCCTATCGTGACATCTGTCACCCCACTGTTGAAGCATTCTCACTCCATTCGTTTCCGTCCTGCGCGAATAAGTTTCATAGCAAACcaattttcagaagatatatagGTTTTTGGGTGAGAGCGCCCAACTTGGTGGAGCACAAATAAAGCATGCTATATGGCCCAAAACGGCAACTAGACCATGCGGGCTCCCACTCCCCGTATGGCCCAACCGCTCATCATCTTCTGCAAGGAACATGGTTCTATTAGATTATGATTGTAATTTTTTGATTGTGTGATAATACAGGAACTAACGAAGTTCAAGTTTGTAAGATTTTTAGGTTCTATGGATGGAGTCCGATCCATACATAAGATGGTTTAAATCACTGTCAAGATATCCAAATTATAGTAAAAATGTAGAGGTAGAATATATTTGAGGTGTCTAAATGTCGCAGCGACGAATTGGACAAGTGACAGCAGAAATAAGACGGCGACAGTCCCAGAATATAACGGGTCGGTGCATTGatagttgaaacaacgatcaAATACAGAAGAATCGAGttgcaccggttgaaccgatgctatAAGAATGGAGGCGTTGGTGCAATGAGAAGATGATATGGTGATCAAGTGGAGAAATGACACaggcaccggttaaaccgacggttcAAAAGAAGGCGTCGATGCAAGCGTGCTGTGGTTATTCGGTACGCATATTTTGGTTCCAGAAGGGTTTTCATGTAAAGTCTTcagcaccggttaaaccgacggtcaTCGGTGCAATACCATCAGCAGAAGACTACAGTTGGAGTTTAACGGCTAGTGGGCAGGCTGTgtgtgaccggttaaaccgacggtggCGAGCGGTTTAACCGACTCTTTATGCTTTTTAGGGAAATAGCATGTAACTGTTAGGAGTGGATCTTTAGCTATATAAGACCTCACCCCAGGTCATTTGAGGTGGCTGGAGTTCGTGTGAAGCATCCATACTCTgaagaagttctccaagccaaCCAAAGAGCTCGTCAAAtgtatcaacttcggttgattatactTGAGATACTTGAGATGCTTGAgatacttgagatgctgccaatatatcaacttcggttgattatattgggagtatacgttatcgaaacaacgtatttatGGGGTActgcaaaaatgcgggggtataaacagcgatcgccatataaAATTCTACCTCAGCAGGCACTTCCTCCTGATTTAATCATTGCGACAGACATGCTACGTGTAGTATTGTTGACAAATGCATAGTGGGCAAATTGTGGATGCATGTGATCCCTATAATCAGGAGAGACTGAGAAAGTTAGGGCAGCTAGCCAACCAaagagctcattgatcaaaTCTTTAtgtttagcacaagctttgtgAGAGAGTGTGAGAGCAGGTGTTATGGCCTTGtgctggttcttgagtgaactTCAAGCTTGTATCTCGGTGTGCCGGCTCCTTGAAATCCCTGTGACTCGTTGGCAAATCTTCAACCCTCGGGCTTGATGATGTGGAGCGGCGACGACGGCTTTGTGCGGGAGACGAGGAGACACCTTCTTCGTGGAAAGCTCGTAGCGAAGATGGCATCAAGATGACCACGAGACTTGGCGTAAGTCTTAGTGTGGCAAGTCAAAGGGTGCTCCGGAGAGATTTGGTGACCGGAAAGTAATACCGTTAGCGAGTGCTCGACCGGAAAGCTCATAGTAGCACAGATAATAAGAGGACTACTACCATCATTTTTGTTTTGGAAAAACGAAAAGCAGAGCCTCCCTGCTTCACCCCATCCAAGCTCCAGGACCAGCAATGGCGCATCAGATCGAGCATGCCCACCTCCCCATCCGTGGGCTCAATCTCCACATAGCTCAAGTAGGAAAAGGTGAGAATTTTCCAACAGAAACATCAAACATTGCACATCGTACCTCGTACGTGATCGGCACAGATACCAAGTGTGTGGATTCTGATCATTGTTGGCGATGCCTTGCAGGGGAGCTGGGAACGGTGGTGTTCCTGCACGGCTTCCCGGAGATCTGGTACTCGTGGCGCCACCAGATGCTGGCCGCGGCGGCCACGGGCTACCGCGCCGTCGCGCCGGACTGGCGAGGGTACGGGCTCTCGGACCGGCCGCCGGAGcacgaggacgaggacgagcAGGCCTCCTCCTGCTGGGACGACCTCGTGGCCGACGTGCTCGCCGTCCTCGACGCGCTCTCCGTCCCCAGCGCGTTCGTGGTGGCCAAGGACTTCGGCGCCGTCCCCGCCTACTACTTCGCGCTCCAGCACCCCGGCCGCACCCGCGGCGTCGCGTGCCTGGGCATCTCCTTCAGTCACGGCCCCTGGTCCTTCGACGCCATGCCCGAAGGCTTCTACATCCTTCGCTGGCAGGAGCCGGGTCGGGCGGAGGCCGACTTCGGCCGGCACGACGTCCGGCGAGTGGTGCGCACCATCTACGTCCTCTTCGCCGGCGCCGATGTCCCGGTGGCCAAGGAAGGCCAGGAGATAATGGACCTCGCCGACGAGTCCGCGCCGCTACCGGAGTGGTTCACCGAGGAGGACCTCGACGTCTACGCCTCGCTCTACCACAAGTCCGGCTTCCGGTACCCTCTCAAGATGTACAGGTGCTGCTGCTTGCTATCCAGAGTTCTGCACCACCATCATGGCATCATCCCCACCGAGGACGAGCCAGGACACATGCAAGCACCAACACACCATTCTTAGCGTACTCTAATTCTGTCTTCTTCTTCCGTGGATCGCAGGTCTCTGCACAAGATGCCGTGCCTGCCAGACGCCAAGTTCCAGGTCCCCGTGTTGACGGTGACGGGCGGGAAGGACTACTCCTCCAAGCTCGCCGGCTTCGAGGATGATGCGGAGAGCTGCACGGTGGACCGCTTCGTGCCGGGCGTGAAGACGGCCTTCATCCCGGAAGGGAGCCACTTCGTGCAGGAGCAGCTGCCTGAGCAGGTGAACGAGCTCCTCCTCGGCTTCTTCGAGGAACACCCGGTCGCCGCCGCCACGTAGGCAAACAATGACCatgaaggagagcaagaagagCTATTGCTTCTGTTACTGTTGCTTTGTTTGATCCTTGTAATCTGAAGTTCTGAACTTTTCTTTCTCAGTTCTCAGTAATAAAAAGGCTCAAATGAAAAAACTGTACTCGTCTTTGTTTCGTTTTCGCGTCTGCTAGTCAATTCTACTATGGAAA from Panicum hallii strain FIL2 chromosome 3, PHallii_v3.1, whole genome shotgun sequence encodes:
- the LOC112886866 gene encoding bifunctional epoxide hydrolase 2-like isoform X1, whose amino-acid sequence is MAHQIEHAHLPIRGLNLHIAQVGKGENFPTETSNIAHRTSYVIGTDTKCVDSDHCWRCLAGELGTVVFLHGFPEIWYSWRHQMLAAAATGYRAVAPDWRGYGLSDRPPEHEDEDEQASSCWDDLVADVLAVLDALSVPSAFVVAKDFGAVPAYYFALQHPGRTRGVACLGISFSHGPWSFDAMPEGFYILRWQEPGRAEADFGRHDVRRVVRTIYVLFAGADVPVAKEGQEIMDLADESAPLPEWFTEEDLDVYASLYHKSGFRYPLKMYRSLHKMPCLPDAKFQVPVLTVTGGKDYSSKLAGFEDDAESCTVDRFVPGVKTAFIPEGSHFVQEQLPEQVNELLLGFFEEHPVAAAT
- the LOC112886866 gene encoding bifunctional epoxide hydrolase 2-like isoform X2 — protein: MAHQIEHAHLPIRGLNLHIAQVGKGELGTVVFLHGFPEIWYSWRHQMLAAAATGYRAVAPDWRGYGLSDRPPEHEDEDEQASSCWDDLVADVLAVLDALSVPSAFVVAKDFGAVPAYYFALQHPGRTRGVACLGISFSHGPWSFDAMPEGFYILRWQEPGRAEADFGRHDVRRVVRTIYVLFAGADVPVAKEGQEIMDLADESAPLPEWFTEEDLDVYASLYHKSGFRYPLKMYRSLHKMPCLPDAKFQVPVLTVTGGKDYSSKLAGFEDDAESCTVDRFVPGVKTAFIPEGSHFVQEQLPEQVNELLLGFFEEHPVAAAT